One window from the genome of Bubalus kerabau isolate K-KA32 ecotype Philippines breed swamp buffalo chromosome 17, PCC_UOA_SB_1v2, whole genome shotgun sequence encodes:
- the CEACAM1 gene encoding carcinoembryonic antigen-related cell adhesion molecule 1 isoform X1 translates to MGTPSGPSRRRCIPWNRLLLAGTNVWSLVLALGFKQDQTSPCPHGARALWGGRQTSREMESVLAVSLLTFWTPPTTAQLTIETVPPLAAEGSDVLLLAHNVTENPLGYAWHRGERVENTQLIASYRVATNLTTKGPAHSGRETLYPNGTLLIQSVTQKDTGSYTLLVTKDDLQTERQTGHLHILPVLPRPVITSNNSNPWEHEDTVVLTCGPETQNTSYMWWISNQSLPNSTRLELSEDKRTLTVFNVTRNDTGPYVCEARNPVSVSCSDPFTLNVLYPVARPSLQASNTTVPEHEGPVVLTCLTDETGVSIRWLFKGQSLLLAQRMTLSSDNSTLTIDPVSREDTGDYQCEVSNRGNSSRSDPLRLHVKYKLTPESSSDLSAGAIVGIVIGAMAGVALIGALVYFVYVISTRGASDQRDLTEHKSSDHKHSQGHSDSSPGKVDEVEYSSLNFNAQELKNKATSASPSPTKTETIYSEVKKQ, encoded by the exons TGGGGAGGAAGACAGACGAGCAGAGAGATGGAGAGCGTGCTGGCAG TCTCACTCTTAACTTTCTGGACCCCGCCCACCACTGCCCAGCTCACTATTGAAACGGTGCCCCCCCTTGCTGCAGAAGGTTCGGATGTTCTACTACTTGCCCACAACGTGACAGAGAATCCTCTAGGttatgcctggcacagaggagaaAGGGTAGAGAACACCCAGCTAATTGCATCATATAGGGTAGCCACTAATTTAACTACCAAAGGGCCTGCACACAGCGGACGGGAGACACTTTACCCCAACGGAACCCTGCTGATCCAGAGCGTCACCCAGAAAGACACAGGATCCTACACCCTGCTCGTTACAAAGGATGATttacagacagaaagacaaactgGACACCTCCACATACTCC CGGTGCTACCCAGACCCGTCATCACCAGCAACAACTCCAACCCCTGGGAGCATGAGGACACTGTGGTGTTAACATGTGGACCTGAGACCCAGAACACCTCCTACATGTGGTGGATCAGCAATCAGAGCCTCCCCAACAGCACCAGGCTGGAACTGTCTGAGGACAAGAGGACTCTCACTGTGTTCAATGTGACAAGGAATGACACAGGACCCTATGTGTGCGAAGCCCGGAACCCAGTGAGTGTCAGCTGCAGTGACCCATTCACCCTGAATGTCCTCT ACCCAGTGGCACGGCCCTCCCTCCAAGCCAGCAACACCACAGTCCCAGAACATGAGGGCCCCGTGGTCCTGACCTGCCTCACAGATGAGACTGGGGTCTCCATACGCTGGCTCTTCAAAGGTCAGAGTCTCCTCCTCGCACAGAGGATGACACTGTCCTCAGACAACAGCACCCTCACCATAGACCCCGTCAGCAGAGAGGACACCGGGGATTATCAGTGTGAGGTCTCCAACAGGGGCAACTCCAGCAGAAGCGACCCCCTCAGGCTGCATGTGAAAT ATAAATTGACACCAGAAAGCTCCTCTGACCTCTCAGCTGGTGCCATTGTCGGTATCGTGATTGGAGCCATGGCTGGGGTGGCTCTGATAGGAGCCCTGGTGTATTTTGTGTACGTCATAAGTACTAGAGG GGCAAGTGACCAGCGCGATCTCACAGAGCACAAATCCTCAGATCACAAGCACA GTCAAGGTCACTCTGACAGTTCACCTGGAAAG GTTGATGAAGTTGAATATTCCTCCCTGAACTTCAATGCccaggaattaaaaaataaagcaacttcAGCCTCCCCATCTCCAACAAAGACAGAAACAATTTATTCAGAAGTGAAAAAACAGTAA
- the CEACAM1 gene encoding carcinoembryonic antigen-related cell adhesion molecule 1 isoform X3 produces the protein MGTPSGPSRRRCIPWNRLLLAVSLLTFWTPPTTAQLTIETVPPLAAEGSDVLLLAHNVTENPLGYAWHRGERVENTQLIASYRVATNLTTKGPAHSGRETLYPNGTLLIQSVTQKDTGSYTLLVTKDDLQTERQTGHLHILPVLPRPVITSNNSNPWEHEDTVVLTCGPETQNTSYMWWISNQSLPNSTRLELSEDKRTLTVFNVTRNDTGPYVCEARNPVSVSCSDPFTLNVLYPVARPSLQASNTTVPEHEGPVVLTCLTDETGVSIRWLFKGQSLLLAQRMTLSSDNSTLTIDPVSREDTGDYQCEVSNRGNSSRSDPLRLHVKYKLTPESSSDLSAGAIVGIVIGAMAGVALIGALVYFVYVISTRGASDQRDLTEHKSSDHKHSQGHSDSSPGKVDEVEYSSLNFNAQELKNKATSASPSPTKTETIYSEVKKQ, from the exons TCTCACTCTTAACTTTCTGGACCCCGCCCACCACTGCCCAGCTCACTATTGAAACGGTGCCCCCCCTTGCTGCAGAAGGTTCGGATGTTCTACTACTTGCCCACAACGTGACAGAGAATCCTCTAGGttatgcctggcacagaggagaaAGGGTAGAGAACACCCAGCTAATTGCATCATATAGGGTAGCCACTAATTTAACTACCAAAGGGCCTGCACACAGCGGACGGGAGACACTTTACCCCAACGGAACCCTGCTGATCCAGAGCGTCACCCAGAAAGACACAGGATCCTACACCCTGCTCGTTACAAAGGATGATttacagacagaaagacaaactgGACACCTCCACATACTCC CGGTGCTACCCAGACCCGTCATCACCAGCAACAACTCCAACCCCTGGGAGCATGAGGACACTGTGGTGTTAACATGTGGACCTGAGACCCAGAACACCTCCTACATGTGGTGGATCAGCAATCAGAGCCTCCCCAACAGCACCAGGCTGGAACTGTCTGAGGACAAGAGGACTCTCACTGTGTTCAATGTGACAAGGAATGACACAGGACCCTATGTGTGCGAAGCCCGGAACCCAGTGAGTGTCAGCTGCAGTGACCCATTCACCCTGAATGTCCTCT ACCCAGTGGCACGGCCCTCCCTCCAAGCCAGCAACACCACAGTCCCAGAACATGAGGGCCCCGTGGTCCTGACCTGCCTCACAGATGAGACTGGGGTCTCCATACGCTGGCTCTTCAAAGGTCAGAGTCTCCTCCTCGCACAGAGGATGACACTGTCCTCAGACAACAGCACCCTCACCATAGACCCCGTCAGCAGAGAGGACACCGGGGATTATCAGTGTGAGGTCTCCAACAGGGGCAACTCCAGCAGAAGCGACCCCCTCAGGCTGCATGTGAAAT ATAAATTGACACCAGAAAGCTCCTCTGACCTCTCAGCTGGTGCCATTGTCGGTATCGTGATTGGAGCCATGGCTGGGGTGGCTCTGATAGGAGCCCTGGTGTATTTTGTGTACGTCATAAGTACTAGAGG GGCAAGTGACCAGCGCGATCTCACAGAGCACAAATCCTCAGATCACAAGCACA GTCAAGGTCACTCTGACAGTTCACCTGGAAAG GTTGATGAAGTTGAATATTCCTCCCTGAACTTCAATGCccaggaattaaaaaataaagcaacttcAGCCTCCCCATCTCCAACAAAGACAGAAACAATTTATTCAGAAGTGAAAAAACAGTAA
- the CEACAM1 gene encoding carcinoembryonic antigen-related cell adhesion molecule 1 isoform X6, which translates to MGTPSGPSRRRCIPWNRLLLAAVLPRPVITSNNSNPWEHEDTVVLTCGPETQNTSYMWWISNQSLPNSTRLELSEDKRTLTVFNVTRNDTGPYVCEARNPVSVSCSDPFTLNVLYPVARPSLQASNTTVPEHEGPVVLTCLTDETGVSIRWLFKGQSLLLAQRMTLSSDNSTLTIDPVSREDTGDYQCEVSNRGNSSRSDPLRLHVKYKLTPESSSDLSAGAIVGIVIGAMAGVALIGALVYFVYVISTRGASDQRDLTEHKSSDHKHSQGHSDSSPGKVDEVEYSSLNFNAQELKNKATSASPSPTKTETIYSEVKKQ; encoded by the exons CGGTGCTACCCAGACCCGTCATCACCAGCAACAACTCCAACCCCTGGGAGCATGAGGACACTGTGGTGTTAACATGTGGACCTGAGACCCAGAACACCTCCTACATGTGGTGGATCAGCAATCAGAGCCTCCCCAACAGCACCAGGCTGGAACTGTCTGAGGACAAGAGGACTCTCACTGTGTTCAATGTGACAAGGAATGACACAGGACCCTATGTGTGCGAAGCCCGGAACCCAGTGAGTGTCAGCTGCAGTGACCCATTCACCCTGAATGTCCTCT ACCCAGTGGCACGGCCCTCCCTCCAAGCCAGCAACACCACAGTCCCAGAACATGAGGGCCCCGTGGTCCTGACCTGCCTCACAGATGAGACTGGGGTCTCCATACGCTGGCTCTTCAAAGGTCAGAGTCTCCTCCTCGCACAGAGGATGACACTGTCCTCAGACAACAGCACCCTCACCATAGACCCCGTCAGCAGAGAGGACACCGGGGATTATCAGTGTGAGGTCTCCAACAGGGGCAACTCCAGCAGAAGCGACCCCCTCAGGCTGCATGTGAAAT ATAAATTGACACCAGAAAGCTCCTCTGACCTCTCAGCTGGTGCCATTGTCGGTATCGTGATTGGAGCCATGGCTGGGGTGGCTCTGATAGGAGCCCTGGTGTATTTTGTGTACGTCATAAGTACTAGAGG GGCAAGTGACCAGCGCGATCTCACAGAGCACAAATCCTCAGATCACAAGCACA GTCAAGGTCACTCTGACAGTTCACCTGGAAAG GTTGATGAAGTTGAATATTCCTCCCTGAACTTCAATGCccaggaattaaaaaataaagcaacttcAGCCTCCCCATCTCCAACAAAGACAGAAACAATTTATTCAGAAGTGAAAAAACAGTAA